GAGGCGGGGGGCAGAGGCATTCGGCCAGGGAAAGCAAACGGAGCGGCAGCATGTCGGAGCGGCCGTTATCAGTAGAGGAGATGTTGGAGTGGCTGCGCAGGgaggcggaggtgcgggggcctggctggtTGCAGGAGCAGGTGGGTGCGTGCGTCATTGCCCCTGCTTCTGCAGCTACCCCCACTGTGAGGGCTGTCCGGCCGCGGCGGGGTGTCCCACCGGCGCGCCTTAGTCCTGACTGCACCCCCAGGGTCCGGCGCCGAGTGGGGAGCCCCTCCAGGGACCCTCCGCGGCGGAGAGGGTCTGCTCAGCCTTCAGCAGGGCGCTCTCGTCGCGGGAGGAATCCCGGTACACGGCGGGGCCCGGAGCGGAGTGGGACGCCCCTTCCCCCACTCTCACCTGCTAGTCCTGAGGATGCGGGACCAGGAACGGTGGACCGGCCCAGTCCAGGTCCCAGCGGGCGGTCTACTCAGCGGGGTGAGGAGATCCATGTGCGGCGGGTTGCGCAGTCGGAGCAGGAAGAGCTGTGCAGGCCCAGTGCAGGAGCGGGAGCGGCGGCAGAGGACCGGAGGCCAGTCAGCATCATCCAGCGGGCAGTTCGAGACGTCCGGGAGGAGTCGCCTTCTACGTCCAGGAGGAGTGCCGAAGTAGAGGATGTGcggcgggagtcaggatctgcggcAGCGGGAAtcacagcgcccgtggtgcctggtgagacTAATTGGGGTCCCTTATTAGCGCAGGGTTTCCCGGTGGgtagtgttggggggggggtggccatgGGCGATTTAGGTAAGGGTTTGGGGCAGTTGCTGGGGGGTTTGGCGGGGTGGTTGGCTAGTTTGGGGTCTGCGGGCGGGTCGCCATTGCCGGCGTGGGGGGTGGTGCCGGGACCGGTGGCGGGGTCGAGTGGGGGAGTGGTGTCGGTGGAGACGCAAGTTGGGGGTGAGGAAGAGGGCCAGAGGTTAGATGATAGAGCGCGTGGggaggtgtatgtgtgctttgagggcccgttgggggcccatttgaagcaggaggtaaaGGAAAAGATCTGGAAAGGggaatatgtggagattttttccttGCTTCCTTTGGAacggtttaatttggatagggggaAGAAAGATGAGggaaagaaagaggatgaggagaagcgGCGGCATAGGTTAATTCCCCGCAcatttgctaattggctgcaAGCGTTTGCCATATTAGCAAGTGTCATTGGGGAGAAGGCTCCGGAATGTTGTTCGGCGTTGTTCTGTTACCAGGATGCGATAGGGGAGGCGTATCGGGTGTACGGCGGTGTGGGGTGGCTCCGTTATGACGAGCAGTTTCGGCAACGGAAGGCGGTTAGGTCAGATATACGGTGGGACCACAAAGACATTGGGTTGTGGTTGAAGGTGACGGCTCCgcctagggctgggcagtcctttcggtcAGAGCCTGGGGGATCATCCCCGGGGGCATTGGCGGCAGCATCTGCGAAAGGGTTAtgtttcctctttaatgagggGAACTGCAGATTTGGAGCTAAGTGCAAATTCAAGCATGAATGCTCAGGGTGTGGAGGGGCACATGGGGTTAGCCGTTGCTTTAGGGGCGGAAGGCAGAAGGGGGGGGATGGTGTTGGAAAGGGGTcggacgccggtgcgggtggaaaGGATGCAGGAATTTCTAGATAGGTACCCGGACCGGGCGGCGGCCAGGCTATTGGGGGAGGGTTTTAGGTGGGGTTTTCGCATCCCGGCAGAGGTAACGGCGGGGCCTGTGGTTCATAAGAATCTTAGGTCCGCGCTTGAGCATGCGGATGTGGTGACCGAGAAGTTGAATAGGGAGGTTGcgttggggcggatggcgggcccGTTTAAGGTGCCGCCGCTTCCGAGCCTGAGGGTGTCTCCTTTGGGGGTGGTGCCCaagaaggagccgaataagtttcggctcattcatcatttgtctttTCCGAagggtgcgtcggtcaatgatggtatagatcctgaattgtgttcggtggtgtatacgtcatttgatgcggctgttgGATGGGTGAGACGGTGTGGGCAGGGGGCGCTGTTGGCAAAAGTTGATGTTGAAGCGGCGTTTCGGTTGCTTCCGGTGcatgtggagagcatgggtttgttgggatgttattgggggggggagtattttgtggatagATGTTTGCCTATGGGGTGCTCTCTCTCGTGTGCGTATTTTGAGGCGTTCAGTtcatttttggagtgggtggtggtgGAGGTTTCGGGTTGTGCGTCGGTTATCCACTATCTAGATGACTTTTTGTGTTTGGGCCCGGCGAATTCTCGGGTATGTTCTTTGTTGTTACACACGGTTCAGTCGGTTTTTGCACGTTTTGGGGTGCCGCTAGCGGTGGAGAAGACGGTGGGCCCTGTTACCGAGTTGTGTTTTCTGGGGATTGTTATAGACACGGTCAGGATGGAGTGTCGGCTTCCGGCGGACAAGTTGCTGGATTTGAGGCGTGAGATCAGTCAGGCCATAGGGAGGGAGAAGATTAGGTTGCGGGAGCTGCAGTCATTGTTGGGGAAGCTTAATTTTGCGTGTCAAATTATGCCGATGGGGAGGATTTTTTGTAGACGGCTGGCTGCCGCTACAGCCGGGGTGTCAGCGCCGTATCACTTTATTAGGTTGCGGAAAGAGTTGAAGGGCGATTTAAGGGTGTGGGCAGAGTTTTTGGAACGTTATAATGGTAGAACGTTGATTATGGGGGAGGTTTGCGATTGTGCAGATTTTGAGTTGTATACGGATGCGTCTGGGGGGGTGGGTTTTGGTGCTTACTGTcaggggcagtggtgtgcgggcGGATGGCCGGAGTCGTGGGTGGAGCGCGGTTGGGTGTCAAATATTGCGCTGTTGGAGTTGTTTCCTATTGTGATGGCGGTTGTATTGTGGGGGGATAGGTTTGCGAATAGGAAGGTGCGCTTTaattgtgacaatttgggggttGTTCAGGCTATTAACAGCCTGTCAGCGTCC
This portion of the Bufo gargarizans isolate SCDJY-AF-19 chromosome 1, ASM1485885v1, whole genome shotgun sequence genome encodes:
- the LOC122936402 gene encoding uncharacterized protein LOC122936402 isoform X1; its protein translation is MRGTADLELSANSSMNAQGVEGHMGLAVALGAEGRRGGMVLERGRTPVRVERMQEFLDRYPDRAAARLLGEGFRWGFRIPAEVTAGPVVHKNLRSALEHADVVTEKLNREVALGRMAGPFKVPPLPSLRVSPLGVVPKKEPNKFRLIHHLSFPKGASVNDGIDPELCSVVYTSFDAAVGWVRRCGQGALLAKVDVEAAFRLLPVHVESMGLLGCYWGGEYFVDRCLPMGCSLSCAYFEAFSSFLEWVVVEVSGCASVIHYLDDFLCLGPANSRVCSLLLHTVQSVFARFGVPLAVEKTVGPVTELCFLGIVIDTVRMECRLPADKLLDLRREISQAIGREKIRLRELQSLLGKLNFACQIMPMGRIFCRRLAAATAGVSAPYHFIRLRKELKGDLRVWAEFLERYNGRTLIMGEVCDCADFELYTDASGGVGFGAYCQGQWCAGGWPESWVERGWVSNIALLELFPIVMAVVLWGDRFANRKVRFNCDNLGVVQAINSLSASSPPVVRLLQFLVLQCLSINVWVVARHVAGVTNSVADSLSRLQWDRFRLLVPEAELEGLECPSWLWGILEER
- the LOC122936402 gene encoding uncharacterized protein LOC122936402 isoform X4 is translated as MSERPLSVEEMLEWLRREAEVRGPGWLQEQVGACVIAPASAATPTVRAVRPRRGVPPARLSPDCTPRVRRRVGSPSRDPPRRRGSAQPSAGRSRRGRNPGTRRGPERSGTPLPPLSPASPEDAGPGTVDRPSPGPSGRSTQRGEEIHVRRVAQSEQEELCRPSAGAGAAAEDRRPVSIIQRAVRDVREESPSTSRRSAEVEDVRRESGSAAAGITAPVVPGFPVALVWILGHSYVFWGAIRADVRPNGRQLGLSSAVATVRWLGVRGMLWGGVLREVQRFSRLDRPPDVLVLHVGGNDLGRRPFRELVRDVKFDLLRIWALFPGVVTVWSDIVPRKSWREARSVESINKARIKVNRAVGRFMARNGAVAVRHEELEKGVGAFWRADGVHLNAVGTDLWSLGIQNGVEIALRMWRDAQA